The region GGGTTGTCCAGTAGCCTCTCCTGTGTCTGTTCTGGATATATTACTTCAGTGTCAGTAGAAAACACTGTGGTTGTGAAATATCTGCAAGACAGACTTCTTCGCTGTCTTCTTTTTGAAGGTGATTTGACCGAAAGATATCGCCATGTTGGATTCAACAGGACTTCCAATATAACAACAGCGTCTGATCACGTTAACATTCCAGGAAGTAGTTTAGAAGATATATGGGTAAAAAGTGCAATAAACATGTTAAGTGAATTAAACGTAAATTTAATTTTAGTGAAAGGATATGTCTCGGAAAGTTTAGTGCAACAGTGTATTCCAAAGAACATATTAATAGTCAGTCAGGTGAATCACAACGTTTTACAGGCTTTTTGTGAGGTCACTGGAGCCATTCCTGTGACGTACCTTACACAGGTGACTATGTGTTGTGTGGGTACTGGTGCCTGTGTAAGTATTTGGAAAACACGTATGTCAAGTACAGTACACCTAGGCCATGGATTGCTCATCAATGTTAGCGCTCCGAGAATTTCTCTAGTGACAGCTGTGCTCACTAATACTGTACCTGCAAAGATGAAAGCCATGGAGGATGAGTTTTGGAGCTGTGTTTATAGGTTGAATCATGCCATAACGGACCAGAAAGTCTTCATTGGTGGTGGTTCTGTTGAACTTTTGTGCCTTAGCCATCTTCAAAAACTGGAAGTGCtctctttaaaacaaaacaacaaaagtaGTACTGGACAGGTTTATCATACTTCATCTTGGTTAACTGGGTGCATTGACCATTACAAGCCAAACGTCCTCAGAGCTATGGCAAATGGTTGGTTTAAATACATTGCTACTATCATGTGTAACACCATTAAATGTGAGTCAGAGTTAGAAGCTAGGACGTTAATACACGATCACCTCCAGAAAATATCAAAGGTCAATTCTCCCGTAGCATACATACGGAAAGAATATGCTAAAGACATTGTCTATGTGGATTTTCCTAACAAGTTCGAAGACACATTTGAGATCTATGACAATGTTACACCTAAGGTAGAGGCATGGCACCAGGCTCTTGATTTAACCCTACTAGTGCTTCAGACAGATGCCGAAATTCTCACAGGTTCGTGGACACCCAGGCAGTTGTTAAATTCTCAGAGATCAGTGAGTGAATTTGTATTGCTATAACACTCTAAGCTTTATTCAGAGCTGCAACCCACCTAGACAACAAATCTTCCCAAACCATGTCCGTCTGGTATGTGGTTGAGCAAGTATTGTTTTATATTCATAACAAATGAATTGTCTTCTAAAAATTCAATTATTGCCACTATTGGTTACAACTGTGAACTTAATATGCTGTGATTCACCAACATGTAAGGCAAATGTTTTAAGACATATTCATTTGTAAACATTCTCCAGAATATGAATGTTTTCAGGTACAGTACAAGCCTTTGGTTGTGATAGGAATTCTTTTCTAGGTGTGATACTTTTTACTGGTCCAGTTATCCAAAAATGACCTTGTATATGAGTTTTATCATCACACAGGTTCCAAACGCAAAAACCTCACGTATACATGAGAAAAACGAGTGATCTGAAAAactctctctttccttcactATTTGTTCTAATAAACAAAGTGAGACAATaaaactacaaaaccaaaatactgGGAATATACCTGGAACAGCTACCCACGATTCAATGTGTAATAACTTAAGGTTAACTTAGGATCATCCCCATAGTCACGCTAGTCCAGAAAGCCTTAACCTTACCTTGCCGCCAGGGGCCTGTAATCTGCAGCCGTGCTGCTTTGCATACAAGAATAATTG is a window of Microcaecilia unicolor chromosome 2, aMicUni1.1, whole genome shotgun sequence DNA encoding:
- the BBS12 gene encoding Bardet-Biedl syndrome 12 protein isoform X1, whose translation is MNRILNSPCFVTMTGRGHIGLQQLSSLAASARTLLGPVKFSKFIVDQNTHETVLTCSAFRFLESLNLTSAVGQLLFETVQMHDKVYKTGTTSLLFLVGAWSNAALECLHQDIPISVIVSAMSEGLNSCIEEVRSLQIPLPNIHKKSVHERNSGNRSGDSSPPELMPSQDNICLLNEQLTGRACFQQKNTCDLGEINSKCPTSTAVPYEPSYWMLGRSFPSSRAKLTHSRHLNRPEENCCPSPQEHAVDPAGVLAEDYHLGRLAMSLSHGSQHCMKLVEAVVACMHQNVDKMSNVHFNIVDIVTCCLPGLSSSLSCVCSGYITSVSVENTVVVKYLQDRLLRCLLFEGDLTERYRHVGFNRTSNITTASDHVNIPGSSLEDIWVKSAINMLSELNVNLILVKGYVSESLVQQCIPKNILIVSQVNHNVLQAFCEVTGAIPVTYLTQVTMCCVGTGACVSIWKTRMSSTVHLGHGLLINVSAPRISLVTAVLTNTVPAKMKAMEDEFWSCVYRLNHAITDQKVFIGGGSVELLCLSHLQKLEVLSLKQNNKSSTGQVYHTSSWLTGCIDHYKPNVLRAMANGWFKYIATIMCNTIKCESELEARTLIHDHLQKISKVNSPVAYIRKEYAKDIVYVDFPNKFEDTFEIYDNVTPKVEAWHQALDLTLLVLQTDAEILTGSWTPRQLLNSQRSVSEFVLL
- the BBS12 gene encoding Bardet-Biedl syndrome 12 protein isoform X2; the protein is MTGRGHIGLQQLSSLAASARTLLGPVKFSKFIVDQNTHETVLTCSAFRFLESLNLTSAVGQLLFETVQMHDKVYKTGTTSLLFLVGAWSNAALECLHQDIPISVIVSAMSEGLNSCIEEVRSLQIPLPNIHKKSVHERNSGNRSGDSSPPELMPSQDNICLLNEQLTGRACFQQKNTCDLGEINSKCPTSTAVPYEPSYWMLGRSFPSSRAKLTHSRHLNRPEENCCPSPQEHAVDPAGVLAEDYHLGRLAMSLSHGSQHCMKLVEAVVACMHQNVDKMSNVHFNIVDIVTCCLPGLSSSLSCVCSGYITSVSVENTVVVKYLQDRLLRCLLFEGDLTERYRHVGFNRTSNITTASDHVNIPGSSLEDIWVKSAINMLSELNVNLILVKGYVSESLVQQCIPKNILIVSQVNHNVLQAFCEVTGAIPVTYLTQVTMCCVGTGACVSIWKTRMSSTVHLGHGLLINVSAPRISLVTAVLTNTVPAKMKAMEDEFWSCVYRLNHAITDQKVFIGGGSVELLCLSHLQKLEVLSLKQNNKSSTGQVYHTSSWLTGCIDHYKPNVLRAMANGWFKYIATIMCNTIKCESELEARTLIHDHLQKISKVNSPVAYIRKEYAKDIVYVDFPNKFEDTFEIYDNVTPKVEAWHQALDLTLLVLQTDAEILTGSWTPRQLLNSQRSVSEFVLL